The nucleotide window GGGCCGTTCCGCGCGTGACGCGGAGCGGCCCTCGTCGCGTCAGACGGTGGCAGGGGCAGCCGGGTCGGTCGATTCGGTCGGGGCGTCCAGCGTCGCGAAGCCAGCCGGCACGGCGGCCACCGGGCGCACCGCTCCGGCGGCCAGCCGGTAGGACACGCCCACCACCGCGCACCGCCCCCGCGCCACCTCCTCGGCCAGCACGGGGGACTGCCCGAGCAGCGTCTCGACGGTCTGTGCGATGTGGATGTCGACGATGCCGTCGATGTCGTCCACGCCCTCGGCCTCGGCCCGGCGCAGGCTGGGCAGCACGGCGTCGACCACCGCGCGCAGATGCCCACTCGGTGCGGTACCTGTCGCCGCGGCCTCTCGGGCGGCCTGCACCGCACCGCACGAGTCGTGGCCGAGCACCACCACCAGCGGAGTGCCGAG belongs to Micromonospora ureilytica and includes:
- a CDS encoding carbonic anhydrase, giving the protein MSHTGSVGGQPGSQRITDRASVLSEPTLAYAELVAGNRRFVGGAPRHPNQDAGRRAAVADGQHPFAVVVGCSDSRLAAEIIFDRGLGDLFVVRTAGHTAGPEVLGSVEYAVTVLGTPLVVVLGHDSCGAVQAAREAAATGTAPSGHLRAVVDAVLPSLRRAEAEGVDDIDGIVDIHIAQTVETLLGQSPVLAEEVARGRCAVVGVSYRLAAGAVRPVAAVPAGFATLDAPTESTDPAAPATV